GAACTTTATATCATTCGGATTTAAACATGGTATGCCGATTGACGCAGACGTTGTATTTGACGTACGCTTCCTACCTAACCCATTTTATATTGAAGAGTTAAGGCCGAAAACAGGGTTGCAAAGTGAAGTGTCTGAATACGTATTAAAATGGGGCGAAACAAAACAACTCATCGAAAAGTTAACGGATTTATTTAAGTTTCTCATTCCTCAATATAAAAACGAAGGTAAATCACAAGTTGTCATTGCATTTGGTTGTACAGGAGGACAGCATCGTTCAGTAACGTTAGCTGAATTCTTTGGGGAGTATTTTCAAGAGGAATATAAAACGCTTATTACACACCGTGATATTCAGTTGAGAAAGGATTAATCCGATGATTCGTTCTAAAGAAAAGAAAGTGGTCATTTTCGGTGGCGGAACAGGGTTATCGACATTAGTCCGCGGGTTAAAGAAATTCCCGATAGACATTACTGCTGTTGTCACTGTGGCGGACGATGGTGGGAGTTCAGGGAGGCTGCTCAATGAATACGATATCCCGCCTCCCGGCGATGTTCGTAACGTAATGGCAGCATTGTCTGACGTAGAACCGCTCATCGAAAAAATGTTTCAATACAGATTTGCAAGCTCAGAAAGTTTAAAAGGGCATTCTCTTGGAAATTTAATGCTGGCTGCCTTGACAAATATTACAGGCGATTTTGCAAGAGCTGTCGAGCAAATGAGTCATATATTAAATATCAAAGGGAAAGTTCTTCCTGCTGCAAATCAAAGAATTACGTTGCATGGTGAACTGGAAGATGGCACAATTGTAACTGGCGAATCTAAAATACCCGTTTACGGAAGAAGAATTCGCCGTGTTTATTTAACACCTGAAGAAGTTCGACCTCTTCCAGAAACTGTAGAGACGATTATGAATGCAGACTTAGTTGTTTTTGGTCCAGGTAGTCTATACACAAGTATATTACCGACAATTCTTGTTAGAGATATTCGGGATGCGGTTATCTCTTGTTCAGCTAAAAAAGTGTATATTTGTAATTTAACAACGCAAGCTGGAGAGACTCTAGAATATACTGCTTCTGAGCATGTCCAAGCTTTATATGACCATGCTGGCGAAGCGTTTATCGATACAGTATTATTAAATACTGCCGATTTTACATCATTGCTTGATTGTGGCGCGTATGAAGGGCCTCCGCGGCCAGTAGAACATGATTTAGAGGAATTAAGAAAGTTAGTGCCTCATGTAGTTCAAAAAGATATCGCAGTCATGGTAGATGGCCATATTCGCCATAAATCAGAAAAAGTAGCGACTTGGCTGATGGACTATATGGAAAACACATTGAATCCTTAAGCAATAGTAGGAAGGAGGGGAAACGATGTCGTTCGCTTCAAGAACTAAAAAAGAATTGACACAAATTGAAGCAGATGAATGTTGTATACGTGCAGAAGTTGCAGCATTTATCCGCATGAATGGTGCACTTTCATTTTCCAATAAGAAATTAAGTTTAGATGCACAGACTGAAAACGCTGCCATCGCAAGGCGACTTTACTCGAATTTGAGGCGACTTTATCCTTATAAAATCGAATTGCTCGTAAGGAAAAAGATGCAATTAAAGAAAAATAACGTATATATTTGTCGAATTCGTGATGGGGCGAAACCGTTATTAAAAGACTTGCTCATCTTAACTGGAACATTTGAATTTAAAAATGAAATTTCACCAACCTTAATTGAAAAAGATTGTTGTAAACGAGCTTATTTACGGGGTGCATTTCTTGCAGGTGGTTCGGTGAATAATCCAGAAACCTCTTCCTATCATCTTGAAATTTTTTCGATTTATAGAGAACATAGTGAAGCACTCGTTGAGTTAATGAACACATATCGTTTAAACGCAAAATCAATCGAACGAAAAAATGGCTATATTGCTTACTTAAAAGAAGCAGAGAAAATTTCTGACTTTCTAGGTGTCGTCGGCGCACATGTTGGGTTGATGAAATTTGAAGATGTACGAATTATACGCGACATGAGAAATAGCGTAAATCGACTCGTTAATTGTGAGACAGCTAATTTAAACAAAACAATTGGCGCTGCCCAACGACAAGTGAATAACATCGAATTTATTCAACGAACAATAGGGCTTGATCAATTACCAGAACGTTTACAAGAGATTGCACGTTTGCGACTAGAACATCAGGATATTACACTAAAAGAACTTGGTGAACTTGTTACAGGTGTAAAAGTAAGTAAATCGGGTGTCAATCATAGATTAAGAAAAATAGAAGAAATTGCGGATAATCTCCGAACTGGAGGACTAGGAACTACATAATGCCGTGAGAATTAAAGGAGAGAGTGCCAAATGGCAGAAAGAACAGTTACAGTAAATATGAAGCCTGGTTTACAGGCAAGACAAGCAGCGTTATTTGTCCAAGAAGCAAATCGCTTTTCAGCTGATGTATTTTTAAAGAGAGATGATCGACAAGTGAATGCCAAAAGTATTATGGGCGTTATGAGTCTTGCAATTGCGAAAGGATCACAAATTACATTAATCGCGGAGGGTAATGATGAAGAACAAGCATTGGCTTCGCTTGCAGAGCTTGTTGAAAAAGAAAGTTAAAGGTATAAATAAACAGCGGATTTTTATGTGAACTGCACCCTAATTATTGGATCACTCTAATTGTTAGGATGCAGTTTTATTTATGGATCCTCCTTTGGTCACCAACTTCTTCCAGCGCCGCCTCCACCTCCGGAGCCGCCGCCCCCACCTCTGAATCCACCGCCTCCGCCGAACCCGCCACTTCCACCGCCAAATGGTCCAGGGAAGAAAATAGGTCCACTACCTCTTGAACTTCTTCTTCCGCCAGGTCCACCTCTTCCGCCAGGCCCACCTCTTCCGCCAGGCCCTCCTCGGTTACTTAGAAATCGTATAAGTAAGTAAACGATGATGAGGATGATGATTGGAGAGATCCCGAAACCTCTCGCATTCGATTGGGGAATGGGCGCTGTTTCAATCGTTCCATCCCAATCATATTCTTTTGCAATTTCATTATAAAAAACTTGATAGGCGTTCATGATTGCTAGGTCGGGACGTCCTTCTCTTAAGTAAGGCATCGCGGTCTCATCTATGATGCGCCCCACTTTCCCGTCCGGTAAAACACCTTCAAGTCCATAGCCTGTCGTTAAAAAGAAATGCCGATTGCCACTTGAATTAGGTTCTGTTGTCACAACGAGCAATGCGCCATTGTCACTTTCTTTCGTTCCAAGTCCGTATTCTCGTAGTGCCTTTACTGCAAACTCTTCGACAGGCTCATCACCAATACTCGGTACAATTAACACACCAAGTTGCGCTGTCGTTCCGTCATCTAGTTGGATTGCATAAGTCGTCAACTGTTCCTTTTGCTCTGCTGACAGTACATTTGCAAAGTCTTGAATATATATATGTCCTTTCGGTGCAGGAACATCAGCTGCCAATGCCACTGCTGAAAAGGAGAATGCCATAAGCAAAAGTATGCCAATTAGCCCCCGAAGGACGAATCGAATCACTCTTTGTCATCTCCAAAATCTACTTTTGGTGGTTCTTTTGCAGCTTCATCCGCTTTGAAATATTCTTTTTCATCAAAACCAAATATTGAGGCAACCAACTTACTCGGAAACCTTTTTACTTGTCGATTAAAATTCGCAACTTCATGATTATAATCTTGTCGTGCGACGCCGATCCGATTTTCTGTACCGGCAAGTTCATCCATCAGTTGCTTAAAATTTTCATTCGCTTTTAAATCAGGATAATTTTCAACGACGACCAGTAATCGGCTTAGCGCACCAGACAATTCATCATTCGCCGCTGCTTGTTC
This window of the Sporosarcina ureilytica genome carries:
- a CDS encoding gluconeogenesis factor YvcK family protein, with product MIRSKEKKVVIFGGGTGLSTLVRGLKKFPIDITAVVTVADDGGSSGRLLNEYDIPPPGDVRNVMAALSDVEPLIEKMFQYRFASSESLKGHSLGNLMLAALTNITGDFARAVEQMSHILNIKGKVLPAANQRITLHGELEDGTIVTGESKIPVYGRRIRRVYLTPEEVRPLPETVETIMNADLVVFGPGSLYTSILPTILVRDIRDAVISCSAKKVYICNLTTQAGETLEYTASEHVQALYDHAGEAFIDTVLLNTADFTSLLDCGAYEGPPRPVEHDLEELRKLVPHVVQKDIAVMVDGHIRHKSEKVATWLMDYMENTLNP
- the whiA gene encoding DNA-binding protein WhiA, with the protein product MSFASRTKKELTQIEADECCIRAEVAAFIRMNGALSFSNKKLSLDAQTENAAIARRLYSNLRRLYPYKIELLVRKKMQLKKNNVYICRIRDGAKPLLKDLLILTGTFEFKNEISPTLIEKDCCKRAYLRGAFLAGGSVNNPETSSYHLEIFSIYREHSEALVELMNTYRLNAKSIERKNGYIAYLKEAEKISDFLGVVGAHVGLMKFEDVRIIRDMRNSVNRLVNCETANLNKTIGAAQRQVNNIEFIQRTIGLDQLPERLQEIARLRLEHQDITLKELGELVTGVKVSKSGVNHRLRKIEEIADNLRTGGLGTT
- a CDS encoding HPr family phosphocarrier protein, whose translation is MAERTVTVNMKPGLQARQAALFVQEANRFSADVFLKRDDRQVNAKSIMGVMSLAIAKGSQITLIAEGNDEEQALASLAELVEKES
- a CDS encoding TPM domain-containing protein is translated as MIRFVLRGLIGILLLMAFSFSAVALAADVPAPKGHIYIQDFANVLSAEQKEQLTTYAIQLDDGTTAQLGVLIVPSIGDEPVEEFAVKALREYGLGTKESDNGALLVVTTEPNSSGNRHFFLTTGYGLEGVLPDGKVGRIIDETAMPYLREGRPDLAIMNAYQVFYNEIAKEYDWDGTIETAPIPQSNARGFGISPIIILIIVYLLIRFLSNRGGPGGRGGPGGRGGPGGRRSSRGSGPIFFPGPFGGGSGGFGGGGGFRGGGGGSGGGGGAGRSW
- a CDS encoding LemA family protein, which codes for MKRLLGPFGIIIGIVVLLAVILVPSYNKFVTLEENVDASYAQVENQLQRRMDLIPNLVNTVKGFAAHEQEVLGDIADARSRLAGAAGPEEQAAANDELSGALSRLLVVVENYPDLKANENFKQLMDELAGTENRIGVARQDYNHEVANFNRQVKRFPSKLVASIFGFDEKEYFKADEAAKEPPKVDFGDDKE